A single Candidatus Omnitrophota bacterium DNA region contains:
- a CDS encoding replication-associated recombination protein A, whose product MDLFQNENEGYQEAPLAARMCPVKLEDFAGQEHIVGPGRLLNRAIEADRLSSVIFYGPPGVGKTALAMVISKKTGSDFIRRNAVSSNVTDVRKIIDIAKKKRSLTGKRTILLLDEIHRFNKAQQDILLPEVEEGHLVLIGTTTENPFFSVNPALVSRSQIFEFKPLKKEDIKWLLKRSLDDGEKGLGDREIDADEDALDLLARLSDGDARKALSALEIAALTTRPGTDGRVRITSEVAQESIQKKAVVYDRAGDAHYDTISAFIKSLRGSDPDAALYWLAKMITAGEDIRFIARRLIICASEDVGNADPRALQVAVAAMQAADMTGYPEARIPLAQATVYIACAPKSNASYLGIDAAMKDVENERTQEVPDHLKDAHYKGAARLGRGEGYKYAHAYDGHYVEQEYMRTARKYYIPTDMGYEKKIKEWMERLTHGKKGDSADIRRT is encoded by the coding sequence ATGGACCTTTTCCAAAACGAGAACGAAGGATATCAGGAGGCTCCTCTAGCCGCGCGTATGTGCCCGGTAAAGCTGGAAGATTTCGCGGGTCAGGAACACATCGTGGGCCCCGGCCGGCTTTTGAACAGGGCGATAGAAGCCGACAGGTTAAGTTCCGTTATTTTTTACGGTCCCCCGGGGGTCGGTAAAACGGCTCTTGCCATGGTCATCTCGAAAAAGACAGGTTCGGATTTTATCCGCAGGAACGCGGTGTCGAGCAACGTTACGGATGTAAGGAAGATAATAGATATAGCTAAAAAGAAAAGGTCCCTTACCGGTAAGCGGACCATACTGCTCCTGGATGAGATCCACAGGTTCAACAAGGCGCAGCAGGATATATTACTCCCGGAAGTGGAAGAGGGGCACCTTGTGCTTATCGGGACCACCACTGAGAACCCGTTCTTTTCGGTCAATCCGGCGCTTGTTTCACGCAGCCAGATCTTCGAGTTCAAACCGTTGAAAAAAGAGGATATAAAATGGCTCTTGAAAAGATCCCTGGATGATGGGGAAAAAGGTCTCGGTGACAGGGAAATAGACGCGGATGAAGATGCCCTGGACCTTTTGGCAAGGCTGTCGGATGGTGACGCGCGTAAGGCTTTGAGCGCCCTGGAAATAGCGGCTTTGACCACGAGACCGGGAACGGATGGCAGGGTCAGGATAACATCCGAGGTCGCGCAGGAATCCATACAGAAAAAAGCCGTTGTATATGATCGCGCCGGTGACGCGCATTATGACACGATAAGCGCTTTTATAAAAAGCCTGAGGGGGTCCGATCCCGATGCCGCGCTCTACTGGCTCGCGAAGATGATAACCGCTGGCGAGGACATCCGTTTTATAGCCAGAAGGCTTATAATATGCGCTTCGGAAGATGTTGGTAACGCGGATCCCCGGGCCTTACAGGTGGCGGTGGCCGCGATGCAGGCGGCGGATATGACGGGATATCCGGAAGCGCGTATCCCTCTGGCGCAAGCCACGGTTTATATCGCCTGCGCGCCCAAGAGCAACGCTTCGTATCTCGGGATAGACGCGGCGATGAAGGATGTCGAGAATGAACGCACCCAGGAAGTTCCGGACCACCTGAAGGACGCGCATTACAAAGGCGCGGCCCGTCTCGGAAGGGGCGAGGGATATAAATATGCCCATGCTTACGACGGCCATTATGTGGAACAGGAATACATGAGGACCGCCCGGAAATACTATATACCTACTGATATGGGTTACGAGAAGAAGATCAAAGAATGGATGGAGAGACTCACGCATGGAAAAAAAGGCGATAGCGCTGATATCCGGAGGACTTGA
- the pheT gene encoding phenylalanine--tRNA ligase subunit beta produces the protein MKLSYKWLKEYIDIDLSAEELAEILTMSGSAVETITEKGGDKVLSLEITSNRPDCLSVTGIAREICALTGNKVKYPDSRVTAAGKSGKAIKCEIKAPGLCPRYTARVVTGVKVKGLTPGVSEHIVSVDMRPVNNIVDITNFCLMELGQPMHAFDLDKIEGGKVIIREAEKGEKILTIDGVERELEAGMLVIADQKQPIAIAGVMGGKETEVTGTTKNILLESAYFDPVSVRRTARKLALSSDASYRFERGVDKEGIVPASDRAAALIVEKAGGTICEMYDVGSLARSVTEIELDAQEVSSILGATIPGERIEAILRALGMDVEVREKGQFKIKVPSSREDITAEIDLVEEIARIYGYDNIPARCEKITPEIERKDRTRRIKDKIKVLLPAAGVCEIMTYSLISEEAAGRFPCVLGRQAALTRYMSEEHKVLTPQLVHGMVRAFSWNVSRKNKDLGFFELGKLYAPEEKGAGYMEVPALCIGLTGLLRQNWKEGAREATLFDLKGIVEEMLHGLGLEVAFGPADKKGFSVCSSLSIPGQEDAGFMGEIDARIADMYDITQPVHIAQIRLDGVFKTVSLEKRVRPIPRFPFSVRDVSVLCDKDIPAARLFSVIRSSGGELLVDAGLVDMYEGEHIGSGKKSLTFSIKYGLGSRTLTEDEIEGAHAKVKEELVRELNVTFR, from the coding sequence ATGAAACTGAGTTATAAATGGCTTAAGGAATACATTGATATAGACCTGTCGGCGGAAGAGCTTGCCGAGATCCTGACGATGTCAGGTTCCGCGGTGGAGACCATAACGGAAAAAGGCGGCGACAAGGTCCTTTCTCTGGAAATAACCTCCAATAGGCCCGATTGCCTGAGCGTGACCGGGATAGCCCGCGAGATATGCGCGCTTACCGGGAATAAGGTGAAATATCCGGATAGCAGGGTGACCGCCGCAGGGAAAAGTGGGAAGGCCATAAAATGCGAGATAAAGGCGCCGGGACTTTGCCCCAGATATACCGCGCGTGTTGTTACCGGAGTGAAAGTCAAAGGCCTTACTCCCGGGGTCAGTGAACATATCGTTTCCGTGGATATGAGGCCCGTGAACAATATCGTGGATATCACCAATTTTTGTCTTATGGAGCTTGGCCAGCCCATGCACGCGTTCGACCTGGACAAGATCGAAGGCGGGAAGGTGATCATAAGGGAAGCGGAGAAAGGCGAGAAGATACTGACGATAGATGGGGTGGAAAGGGAACTCGAGGCCGGCATGTTGGTGATCGCCGACCAGAAACAACCTATAGCCATAGCAGGTGTAATGGGCGGCAAAGAGACCGAGGTCACGGGAACGACCAAAAACATATTGCTGGAAAGCGCGTATTTTGATCCGGTCTCCGTAAGGCGTACCGCGCGAAAACTAGCGTTATCGTCGGATGCCAGCTACAGGTTTGAGCGGGGGGTCGATAAAGAAGGGATAGTTCCGGCATCGGACAGGGCCGCGGCCCTTATCGTCGAGAAGGCCGGAGGCACAATATGTGAGATGTATGATGTGGGGTCGCTTGCGCGATCCGTAACTGAGATCGAACTGGACGCTCAGGAGGTATCAAGTATCCTGGGTGCGACGATACCGGGGGAGAGGATCGAAGCCATTTTACGCGCTCTGGGCATGGATGTGGAGGTTCGGGAAAAAGGGCAATTCAAGATAAAGGTGCCATCTTCCCGTGAGGATATAACGGCGGAGATAGACCTGGTAGAGGAGATAGCCAGGATATACGGATATGACAATATCCCGGCGAGATGCGAGAAGATAACACCCGAGATCGAAAGGAAGGACCGCACCCGCAGGATAAAGGATAAGATAAAGGTCCTGCTTCCGGCAGCCGGGGTCTGCGAGATCATGACATATAGCCTTATCAGCGAGGAGGCCGCGGGAAGGTTCCCATGTGTTCTGGGTAGACAGGCGGCACTTACCAGGTATATGTCGGAAGAGCATAAGGTCCTTACGCCTCAGCTCGTCCACGGTATGGTCAGGGCTTTTTCCTGGAACGTAAGCCGCAAGAACAAGGACCTGGGTTTTTTTGAACTGGGAAAGCTGTATGCGCCGGAGGAAAAAGGCGCGGGATATATGGAGGTCCCGGCCCTGTGTATCGGTCTTACGGGTCTTTTGAGGCAGAACTGGAAAGAAGGCGCGAGGGAAGCTACATTGTTCGATCTTAAGGGCATAGTTGAGGAAATGTTACACGGCCTGGGGCTTGAAGTAGCGTTCGGACCTGCCGACAAAAAAGGATTCAGTGTATGTTCTTCACTTTCCATCCCCGGGCAGGAAGACGCGGGATTCATGGGGGAAATAGATGCCAGGATAGCCGATATGTATGATATCACCCAGCCTGTTCACATAGCGCAGATCAGGCTTGACGGTGTGTTCAAAACGGTATCTCTGGAAAAAAGGGTACGGCCTATACCAAGATTCCCGTTCTCCGTCAGGGACGTCTCGGTGTTGTGCGATAAGGATATCCCCGCCGCGCGCCTGTTCTCGGTCATCAGGTCCTCAGGAGGGGAGCTCCTGGTAGATGCCGGGCTTGTCGACATGTATGAGGGGGAACATATAGGGAGCGGGAAGAAAAGCCTGACTTTCAGCATAAAATATGGCCTGGGATCGCGTACACTTACGGAAGATGAGATAGAAGGCGCACACGCGAAAGTCAAAGAAGAGCTTGTCCGCGAACTTAATGTGACTTTCCGTTAA
- the pheS gene encoding phenylalanine--tRNA ligase subunit alpha — MDAYKELDRIRADFDAETASCADIAALEEIRTKYVGRKGALTGILRSISSLSPEDKKKIGSAANAMKSEFTASIEGMKDKFVSKGLEEKSQSVDITMPGISGRTGFLHPITQTMDRISEIFVSLGFSIADGPEIETEFYNFEALNIPLEHPSRDGFDTFYVGGKHLLRSHTSNVQIHLMQGKKPPIQAIMPGRVYRPDAVDATHSFMFHQVEGLMVDKGIAFSDLKGVLEAFCKSMFGDAIKMRMRPSFFPFTEPSTEVDISCIMCGGKGCRICSSSGWLEVLGAGMVNPKVFKAVGYDPSEVTGFAFGIGAERIAMLLYGIDDIRLFFENDIRFLEQFR, encoded by the coding sequence ATGGATGCATATAAAGAACTAGACAGGATAAGAGCTGATTTTGACGCCGAAACGGCCTCGTGCGCGGATATCGCGGCGCTGGAGGAGATAAGGACCAAATATGTCGGGCGGAAAGGAGCCCTGACGGGCATCTTGAGGTCTATCAGTTCCTTGTCTCCCGAAGACAAGAAAAAAATAGGCAGCGCGGCCAACGCCATGAAGAGCGAATTCACCGCCAGCATTGAGGGAATGAAGGATAAGTTCGTATCGAAGGGGCTGGAAGAGAAAAGCCAGAGTGTGGACATCACCATGCCCGGGATCTCCGGCAGGACGGGCTTTCTCCATCCGATAACACAGACCATGGACAGGATAAGCGAGATATTCGTTTCGCTCGGGTTCAGCATAGCCGACGGCCCCGAGATCGAAACGGAATTCTATAATTTCGAAGCGCTCAATATCCCCTTGGAACATCCGTCCCGGGACGGGTTCGATACGTTCTATGTGGGAGGGAAACATCTCCTCCGGAGCCACACTTCCAATGTCCAGATACATCTGATGCAGGGCAAAAAGCCGCCTATACAGGCGATAATGCCCGGCAGGGTCTATCGGCCGGACGCCGTGGACGCGACCCATTCTTTCATGTTCCACCAGGTAGAGGGGCTGATGGTGGACAAAGGCATAGCCTTCTCGGACCTTAAGGGTGTCCTGGAAGCGTTCTGCAAAAGCATGTTCGGGGATGCCATAAAAATGCGCATGCGCCCGTCATTTTTCCCTTTTACCGAACCCAGTACCGAGGTGGACATATCATGCATAATGTGTGGAGGCAAAGGGTGCAGGATATGTTCTTCGTCCGGATGGCTTGAAGTCCTGGGAGCCGGCATGGTGAACCCGAAGGTCTTCAAGGCTGTTGGATACGATCCATCCGAGGTGACAGGATTCGCGTTCGGCATAGGGGCTGAGCGCATAGCCATGCTTTTATATGGCATAGACGACATAAGACTATTTTTTGAGAACGATATAAGGTTCCTGGAACAGTTCAGGTAA
- a CDS encoding TrkA family potassium uptake protein — protein sequence MKYFAVIGLGRFGSSVARTLAEKGQQVIAIDKNEEFVHDIMDNVTKAVCLDATDEKAVRSIGLQNVDVAICGIGTDMDSSILVTLMLKDLGIPMIVSKADSVAHKKVLEKIGATKVILPEKDTGERLAETLISVTDTVLDHIGLSGNSSIIEVRVPEEFVGKTLRDLDIRSEYGVNVIAIKKNLTTYQGEEEIVEEQVNVTPQADDVIAKGDILIVFGANDMIEELKAKEEFKNKS from the coding sequence ATGAAGTACTTCGCTGTTATTGGTCTTGGAAGGTTCGGGTCCAGTGTAGCTCGTACTTTGGCCGAAAAGGGGCAGCAGGTCATCGCTATCGACAAGAACGAGGAATTCGTACACGATATAATGGACAACGTGACCAAGGCCGTATGCCTTGACGCCACCGACGAGAAGGCCGTCAGATCCATAGGGCTGCAGAACGTGGATGTGGCCATATGCGGCATAGGCACTGATATGGATTCCAGCATACTGGTAACCCTCATGCTGAAGGACCTTGGCATACCCATGATAGTCTCCAAGGCGGATAGCGTAGCCCATAAGAAAGTGCTCGAGAAGATCGGGGCGACAAAGGTCATCCTGCCGGAAAAGGATACGGGAGAAAGGCTCGCGGAAACGCTTATCTCCGTGACGGACACCGTCCTTGACCACATAGGGCTTTCCGGCAATTCCAGCATAATCGAGGTAAGAGTGCCGGAGGAATTCGTGGGGAAGACCCTGAGGGACCTTGATATCAGGAGCGAGTACGGAGTGAACGTGATAGCGATAAAGAAAAATCTCACGACGTACCAGGGAGAGGAAGAGATCGTGGAGGAGCAGGTCAATGTCACCCCACAGGCGGATGACGTGATAGCGAAAGGCGATATACTCATAGTTTTCGGGGCTAATGATATGATAGAAGAGCTCAAGGCCAAGGAAGAATTCAAGAACAAGAGTTAA
- a CDS encoding potassium transporter TrkG produces MGRLTPPQLLILSFVCAILVGTAALSLPAATRGESGISLVDGLFTATSAVCVTGLVVKDTATNFSDFGRWVIFVLFQAGGLGIMTLSTLFAVMLGRKVGFKETDVIRSTLDRQNKILGLSKLIFYIISITFIAEMLGALALFLRWRAITDWSIGQLAEYSIFHSVSAFCNAGFSLFYGYSFTGFKADPFINTTMVLLIFFGGIGFIVIMDMLGLLFRKNRPRMISLHTKLVLTVSLILVVAGAVMLLFFEKDGVMKGLSWGDRVLTSLFQSVTARTAGFNTLDIGRLSVPSLLGLIFLMFVGASPGSTGGGIKTTTFALIVMTVLTGLKDKKKVMAFGRAVPGKIIRESMGIFFLALTWVFVFTVAMVYLGRNNPAGSGSLIRSLFETVSAFGTVGLSTGITGDLDTASKLCIIATMFAGRVGPLTLALAIAFREKKDNFSYPEENVMVG; encoded by the coding sequence ATGGGAAGGTTAACACCTCCGCAGCTTTTGATATTAAGTTTTGTCTGCGCTATCCTGGTAGGCACGGCGGCTTTGTCCCTGCCTGCCGCGACGCGCGGGGAAAGCGGGATATCCCTGGTAGACGGGCTTTTTACGGCTACCAGCGCGGTATGTGTGACGGGCCTTGTCGTAAAGGACACCGCTACGAATTTTTCGGACTTCGGCAGATGGGTGATATTCGTTCTTTTCCAGGCCGGCGGACTCGGGATAATGACGCTTTCCACATTGTTCGCCGTAATGCTTGGCCGTAAGGTCGGGTTCAAGGAAACGGATGTGATCCGGAGCACCCTTGACAGGCAGAACAAGATACTCGGGCTTAGCAAGCTCATCTTTTATATAATCAGCATTACCTTTATCGCCGAGATGCTCGGGGCGCTGGCGTTGTTCCTAAGGTGGCGGGCTATAACCGACTGGAGCATAGGACAGCTTGCGGAGTATTCCATTTTTCACTCGGTCTCCGCTTTCTGTAACGCCGGATTTTCCCTGTTCTATGGTTACAGCTTTACGGGGTTCAAGGCCGACCCGTTCATAAATACCACGATGGTACTTCTTATATTTTTCGGCGGTATAGGGTTCATAGTGATAATGGACATGTTGGGACTTCTTTTCAGGAAGAACCGCCCGCGTATGATAAGTTTGCACACGAAGCTTGTCCTTACGGTTTCGTTGATCCTCGTGGTGGCGGGAGCGGTAATGCTGCTTTTCTTTGAAAAAGACGGGGTCATGAAAGGCCTGTCGTGGGGGGACAGGGTGCTGACGTCGCTCTTCCAGTCAGTAACGGCAAGGACGGCCGGGTTCAATACGCTTGATATCGGGCGGCTTTCGGTCCCGTCGCTTTTGGGGCTTATTTTCCTTATGTTCGTTGGGGCGTCTCCGGGATCGACCGGGGGTGGGATAAAGACCACGACATTCGCTCTCATAGTAATGACGGTCCTCACCGGCCTTAAGGATAAAAAGAAGGTCATGGCGTTCGGGAGGGCGGTGCCCGGGAAAATAATAAGGGAATCCATGGGGATATTTTTCCTGGCCCTTACCTGGGTATTCGTTTTCACGGTGGCTATGGTCTATCTGGGCAGGAACAATCCCGCCGGTAGCGGAAGCCTGATAAGGTCGCTTTTCGAGACGGTATCCGCTTTCGGGACCGTAGGGTTGTCCACAGGTATAACGGGAGACCTTGATACGGCCAGCAAGCTTTGTATCATCGCGACAATGTTCGCCGGAAGGGTGGGGCCGCTAACGCTGGCCCTGGCTATAGCGTTCCGTGAAAAGAAGGATAATTTTTCCTATCCCGAAGAGAACGTAATGGTGGGATAG
- the rplT gene encoding 50S ribosomal protein L20, whose amino-acid sequence MTKVKHAPSSLRRRKKILKHTKGQRGSRSKLFRIAKEATRKSMISSYINRKKKKRDYRSLWITRISAACKAEGISYSKFIAALKKANIELNRKVLADLAANDIRAFKAVVKKANI is encoded by the coding sequence ATGACCAAAGTTAAACACGCACCAAGTTCGCTTAGAAGAAGAAAGAAGATACTTAAACATACCAAGGGGCAGAGAGGGTCACGGTCAAAACTTTTCAGGATAGCCAAGGAGGCTACCCGGAAAAGCATGATATCCAGTTATATCAACAGGAAGAAAAAGAAACGTGATTACAGGTCACTCTGGATAACCCGTATCTCAGCGGCATGTAAGGCCGAAGGGATATCGTACAGTAAGTTCATAGCGGCGCTTAAGAAAGCCAATATAGAGCTTAACCGCAAGGTACTTGCCGACCTGGCGGCCAACGATATCCGCGCTTTCAAAGCGGTCGTCAAAAAAGCGAATATCTGA
- the rpmI gene encoding 50S ribosomal protein L35, with translation MPKMKTKKGVAKRFSVTSSGKIKRQKEGARHILTKKNSKRKRALKTATTVDPTFQKKIKKLLPYG, from the coding sequence ATGCCTAAAATGAAAACAAAAAAAGGTGTGGCAAAAAGGTTCTCGGTGACCAGTTCCGGGAAGATAAAAAGACAGAAAGAAGGGGCCAGGCACATATTGACCAAGAAGAACAGCAAACGGAAACGGGCGCTCAAAACGGCTACGACCGTGGACCCGACTTTCCAGAAGAAGATAAAAAAACTCCTGCCTTACGGATGA
- the infC gene encoding translation initiation factor IF-3, translated as MSYPQSYSRGRDSSKFRTRVNQFIRVPKVRLVDEEGNQWGVVPIDEALRKAKEAGLDRVEVAPNVDPPVCRIMDYSKYKYEQEKKQKLAKKKQHVTHIKEIRFNPKIEEHDYQVKVTHIKDFLGEKDKVKVSVRFRGRENAHKEFGVELLNRIAADVASLGEMEAPPKAMGRTIFMTLVPKG; from the coding sequence ATTTCATATCCGCAATCTTATAGTAGGGGCAGGGACAGTTCGAAGTTCAGGACCAGGGTCAACCAGTTCATAAGGGTACCGAAAGTGCGCCTGGTCGATGAGGAAGGGAACCAGTGGGGGGTGGTGCCCATAGATGAGGCTCTTCGTAAGGCGAAAGAAGCGGGACTTGACCGGGTGGAAGTAGCCCCGAACGTGGACCCGCCAGTATGCCGGATAATGGATTACAGCAAATACAAGTATGAACAGGAAAAGAAACAGAAGCTGGCCAAGAAGAAACAACATGTGACGCACATCAAGGAGATCAGGTTCAATCCCAAGATAGAAGAACATGATTACCAGGTCAAGGTCACCCATATAAAGGATTTCCTGGGGGAAAAGGATAAGGTCAAAGTATCCGTAAGGTTCAGGGGAAGAGAGAACGCGCATAAGGAGTTCGGGGTAGAACTCTTGAACAGGATAGCCGCGGATGTGGCTTCTCTGGGGGAGATGGAAGCGCCTCCCAAGGCCATGGGTCGCACTATTTTTATGACGCTGGTGCCTAAAGGCTGA
- the thrS gene encoding threonine--tRNA ligase produces the protein MSEKEGRLEKIRHSAAHIMADAVKKLYPGVKLGIGPSISDGFYYDFDFSGCAKNGDNGKDGNMLSLEALPAIEKEMERIIKADLPFSREEIGKEKAVDLFKAEGEIYKLEIIDGLGDEKITLFRHGDFADLCRGPHVGTTGEVKAFKLLSVAGAYWKGSEENPMLQRIYGTAFETKEELDRYLEVREEAQKRDHRKLGKELDLFSFNDVMGAGLVLYHPKGAMLRQTIVDYITRQHIRRGYELIYSPHVLKSDIWVKSGHYDYYKENMYIFDIEGQEFAVKPMNCPGHILVYSSRMRSYKELPKRYFELGNVYRHEKSGVLHGLLRVRGFTQDDAHIFCLKEQVEDEVLKVIDFVEDTLKVFGFSEFEVELSTRPEKSIGTDEGWEEATKALTNALEKKGLKYDINEGDGAFYGPKIDIKLKDALGRAWQCATIQCDFALPERFDLKYVDNDGSEKRPIMLHRVILGSLERFMGAVIEHYGGEFPVWLAPVQAKLIPISDAHVEYASELGAQLIDNGFRVEIDSRNEKMQRKIRDAELAKVPYMAILGNKEMQNGTVSVRSKKEGDLGVMSKEDFLGLLSAKTRDKA, from the coding sequence ATGAGTGAGAAAGAGGGAAGACTGGAAAAAATAAGGCATAGCGCCGCGCATATAATGGCGGACGCTGTCAAAAAACTTTACCCGGGTGTAAAGCTGGGGATAGGTCCGTCCATATCGGACGGATTCTATTATGATTTCGATTTTTCCGGATGCGCGAAGAACGGGGATAACGGGAAAGATGGGAACATGCTTTCCTTGGAGGCCTTGCCGGCCATCGAGAAGGAGATGGAAAGGATAATAAAGGCCGACCTTCCTTTTTCCCGGGAAGAGATAGGGAAAGAGAAAGCCGTAGATCTTTTCAAGGCCGAAGGCGAGATATACAAACTTGAGATAATAGATGGCCTTGGGGACGAAAAGATAACCCTGTTCCGGCATGGGGATTTCGCTGACCTGTGCAGGGGCCCACATGTGGGGACTACGGGTGAGGTAAAAGCGTTCAAGCTTTTGTCGGTCGCCGGCGCCTACTGGAAAGGCAGCGAAGAGAATCCTATGCTCCAGCGGATATACGGTACCGCGTTCGAGACCAAAGAAGAGCTGGACAGATATCTTGAAGTGAGGGAAGAGGCCCAGAAGAGGGACCACAGGAAACTCGGGAAGGAGCTCGACCTTTTCAGTTTCAACGACGTGATGGGCGCGGGTCTGGTATTGTACCATCCCAAGGGAGCCATGCTCCGCCAGACGATAGTCGATTATATAACAAGGCAGCATATAAGGCGTGGATATGAATTGATATACAGTCCCCATGTCCTGAAAAGCGACATATGGGTGAAGTCAGGGCATTACGATTACTATAAAGAGAACATGTATATCTTTGACATCGAAGGCCAGGAGTTCGCGGTAAAACCCATGAATTGCCCTGGGCACATACTGGTGTATTCATCCAGGATGAGAAGCTATAAAGAGCTTCCAAAGAGGTATTTCGAGCTGGGGAACGTATACAGGCACGAGAAATCCGGAGTGCTTCACGGACTTCTTAGGGTCAGGGGATTTACCCAGGACGACGCTCACATTTTCTGTTTGAAAGAACAGGTGGAGGATGAGGTCCTGAAGGTCATAGATTTTGTGGAAGATACTCTTAAGGTGTTCGGTTTTTCCGAATTTGAAGTGGAACTGAGCACAAGGCCCGAAAAATCCATCGGTACGGACGAAGGTTGGGAAGAGGCCACAAAGGCGCTTACGAACGCTCTTGAGAAAAAAGGGCTTAAATATGACATAAACGAGGGTGACGGGGCGTTCTATGGCCCCAAGATAGATATCAAGCTTAAGGACGCCCTCGGCCGGGCCTGGCAATGCGCGACCATACAATGTGATTTTGCCCTTCCGGAGAGGTTCGACCTTAAGTATGTGGACAATGACGGCAGCGAAAAACGCCCGATCATGTTACACAGGGTGATACTGGGAAGCCTGGAGAGGTTCATGGGCGCGGTCATAGAGCATTACGGAGGGGAGTTTCCCGTATGGCTTGCCCCGGTACAGGCCAAGCTTATCCCGATAAGCGATGCCCACGTGGAATACGCGTCTGAGCTGGGAGCACAACTCATCGATAACGGGTTCAGGGTGGAGATCGATTCGAGGAACGAGAAGATGCAGCGTAAAATAAGGGACGCGGAGTTGGCAAAAGTACCATATATGGCTATACTTGGAAATAAAGAAATGCAGAACGGAACGGTGTCGGTAAGGTCCAAAAAGGAAGGAGACCTCGGCGTGATGAGCAAAGAGGATTTCCTGGGGCTTTTGTCCGCCAAGACCAGGGACAAAGCGTGA
- a CDS encoding type II secretion system protein, translated as MKKGFTISELVLVFAIVIGVVLLIMPVVMKTNERMDRIECANNMYQIGLALYIYAREHDGMFPKDLDTLYAEEYLSDKDLLACPASKRKGAGKADQGYIYTGGLSVKDPFSIPLLQDKQDNHPNGGKNVLYVSGEVEWKK; from the coding sequence ATGAAAAAAGGATTCACGATAAGCGAGCTCGTACTTGTGTTCGCCATAGTAATAGGCGTGGTTCTCCTTATAATGCCTGTAGTTATGAAAACAAATGAGCGTATGGACAGGATAGAGTGCGCCAATAACATGTACCAGATAGGACTGGCCCTTTATATATATGCCAGGGAACATGACGGTATGTTCCCAAAGGACCTCGACACATTGTACGCGGAAGAATACCTGTCCGACAAGGACCTGTTGGCTTGTCCCGCCTCCAAGAGGAAAGGGGCCGGTAAGGCGGACCAGGGGTACATATATACGGGCGGATTGTCCGTAAAGGACCCTTTCTCGATCCCGCTTTTACAGGATAAGCAGGATAACCATCCTAATGGGGGTAAGAACGTACTTTATGTGAGCGGTGAGGTCGAGTGGAAGAAGTGA
- a CDS encoding phosphopantothenoylcysteine decarboxylase, translated as MTRNINTKQRIIITAGPTIEGIDPVRYLSNRSTGTMGYLMAEEAVKSGYEVVLITGPVSIPLPEDVEAVSVETASEMEEAVKKRIRTGDCIIMAAAVCDFRPVKKEEKKIKKAEKITLELEKNPDILLSIKDMNGLVRIGFALETENALSNGKAKLEGKGLDMIVINEVSGSRTPFGENERPGGYDYTILSKHGEEREFRGVTKRQLARTVIEMAGQTMGKG; from the coding sequence ATGACCAGGAACATTAATACCAAACAGAGGATAATAATAACGGCCGGCCCTACGATCGAGGGCATTGACCCGGTGCGGTACCTCTCGAACCGTTCAACGGGTACGATGGGGTACTTGATGGCGGAAGAGGCGGTCAAGAGCGGATACGAAGTGGTCCTTATAACCGGGCCGGTGTCGATCCCTCTGCCGGAAGACGTAGAGGCTGTTAGCGTGGAAACGGCTTCGGAAATGGAAGAAGCGGTCAAGAAACGGATCAGGACGGGAGACTGTATAATAATGGCCGCGGCGGTCTGCGATTTCAGACCGGTAAAAAAAGAAGAGAAAAAGATCAAAAAAGCGGAGAAGATAACACTTGAACTGGAAAAAAACCCGGATATCCTGCTTTCAATAAAAGATATGAACGGACTTGTCAGGATAGGGTTCGCCTTGGAAACGGAAAATGCCCTTTCTAACGGGAAGGCAAAACTGGAGGGAAAAGGGCTCGATATGATCGTAATAAACGAAGTATCGGGATCCAGGACCCCTTTCGGGGAGAACGAGCGTCCCGGGGGGTATGATTATACTATATTGTCGAAACACGGGGAAGAACGCGAGTTCAGGGGTGTGACCAAAAGACAATTAGCCAGGACGGTGATCGAAATGGCCGGGCAAACGATGGGAAAAGGATGA